A genomic segment from Thermovirga sp. encodes:
- a CDS encoding cupin domain-containing protein encodes MGTVYTGKIEDLELFDASSLAPEVTKRVIYGPGRFWDDFTLRHFSLPPGTVIPDHEHHWPHWMIGLSGTGFVTIEGKRWEIPPLGWAHVPGGLVHGYENPGPEPFVFLCIVPTEGDPHMKLKRFRMERARKKGSPVQSRK; translated from the coding sequence ATGGGGACGGTATATACCGGGAAAATTGAGGATCTGGAACTCTTCGATGCCTCCTCGCTCGCTCCGGAGGTTACCAAGCGGGTTATATACGGCCCGGGACGCTTCTGGGATGACTTCACCCTGCGCCATTTCTCCCTGCCTCCGGGGACGGTCATCCCCGATCATGAACATCATTGGCCTCACTGGATGATCGGTTTGAGCGGCACGGGCTTTGTGACCATCGAAGGTAAGCGATGGGAGATCCCTCCCCTGGGTTGGGCCCATGTGCCAGGCGGGCTGGTCCACGGCTACGAAAACCCCGGCCCGGAACCTTTCGTCTTCCTCTGCATCGTGCCGACCGAAGGCGACCCCCATATGAAGCTGAAGCGCTTCCGGATGGAACGGGCCAGGAAGAAGGGATCACCGGTTCAGTCCAGGAAGTAA
- a CDS encoding transcriptional repressor: MKKEEVILSGHDIRATPARRAVLAVLLKERRPLSYREVAARLPGDLDRVTLYRTLGLLLEKGIVHRVLDMKGTWRFCAHDHNQPGCPGDHPHFACRACGKMECLAEIPLPFIEVEAGTVVEGKHMVIYGFCRSCAEKKAPKKEVDRQ; this comes from the coding sequence ATGAAGAAGGAAGAAGTTATTCTGTCCGGTCATGACATTCGCGCTACTCCGGCAAGAAGGGCCGTGCTGGCCGTCCTGTTGAAGGAAAGGCGCCCCCTCTCTTACCGGGAAGTGGCCGCAAGGCTTCCGGGAGACCTGGACCGCGTCACCTTGTATCGGACCCTGGGGCTGCTCCTGGAAAAGGGCATAGTGCACAGGGTATTGGACATGAAGGGGACATGGAGGTTCTGCGCCCATGATCACAACCAACCAGGGTGTCCCGGCGACCATCCTCATTTTGCCTGCCGGGCCTGTGGGAAGATGGAGTGCCTGGCTGAAATCCCCCTTCCTTTTATAGAGGTGGAAGCTGGAACGGTCGTGGAGGGGAAGCATATGGTCATCTATGGTTTCTGCCGATCCTGTGCCGAGAAAAAGGCCCCAAAAAAGGAGGTAGATCGTCAATGA
- the modA gene encoding molybdate ABC transporter substrate-binding protein has translation MTILSIFISRKWVGRFALMLSLLVIAGRSQAEVFAAAASLQPVMEKVAEEFEREKGIAMDGVFGASGQLARQIEMGAPYDFFLSADEKWARYLEEKDKLEGVQAVVECPLVLWWSSGEAPSLDLVKDEKIRVAIADPQVAPYGALAKKYLEQIGDYEALEKNGRLIIAGDVLKAGLAASSGGADAAYIPLSIAIKLEGSWAKVPMP, from the coding sequence ATGACGATTTTATCCATATTTATTTCCAGGAAATGGGTGGGACGTTTCGCGTTGATGCTTTCCTTGCTGGTCATCGCTGGTAGATCCCAAGCCGAGGTCTTCGCCGCCGCAGCCAGCCTTCAGCCGGTTATGGAGAAGGTTGCCGAAGAGTTCGAGAGGGAGAAGGGTATCGCCATGGACGGCGTGTTCGGAGCTTCGGGGCAGCTCGCAAGGCAGATAGAGATGGGGGCGCCCTACGACTTTTTCCTGAGCGCTGATGAGAAGTGGGCCAGGTACCTGGAGGAGAAGGACAAACTCGAGGGAGTGCAGGCAGTAGTCGAGTGTCCCCTGGTGCTTTGGTGGTCTTCCGGTGAAGCCCCTTCCCTGGACCTCGTCAAGGACGAAAAGATCAGGGTGGCCATAGCGGATCCCCAGGTAGCGCCTTACGGAGCCCTGGCCAAGAAATACCTCGAACAGATCGGCGATTACGAGGCTCTTGAAAAGAATGGACGGCTTATTATCGCCGGCGATGTGCTCAAAGCGGGTCTTGCCGCCAGCAGCGGAGGGGCCGACGCGGCCTATATCCCCTTGAGCATCGCGATAAAGCTCGAGGGGTCGTGGGCAAAAGTGCCGATGCC